A region from the Mycoplasmopsis phocirhinis genome encodes:
- the alaS gene encoding alanine--tRNA ligase: protein MNSKQIRQKWLDFFASKDHLIVESKSLIPVNDPSLLWINSGVATLKDYFSGKKIPPKNRLTNSQKAIRTNDIENVGITSRHHTFFEMLGNFSIGDYFKKEAVEFAYEFLINELKLPLEKLYFTYYNEDEETKANWLNIGIDPNHIISGGRDTNFWDVGSGPCGPCTEIFFDRGEKYDTRGIELLQNDIENDRYIEIWNIVFSQFNNEGDNKYTELAQKNIDTGAGFERIVSILQDAPTNYDTDLFLDIIHEIEKYTPLTYDINNYFTKEINQREINTNFKIIADHIRTVVNALADGESVSNVGRGYIIRRLIRRSIYKGMQLGIKDLFLHKLVKTVHDSLPFEYDIKPVAQAIKEEEELFASTIENGKLLLESYIEKDKKVFDGNVAFNLLETYGFPIELTVEILQKQGITVDMKTFELARQKHTEASRGNKQNGMQKAINSLALIEDKISQFIGYTHTHSSANVVELFDSEKRIKNSEKHSYVILDKTPFYATSGGQKHDEGYMLQNNNKIKIIDVFKDKFGNHIHYVEGKINNQDPLQCFVDEYVRLNCARNHSATHLMFSIMRNVLGSQIKQLGSDITEQRFTFDFPGDSKPTPQQVKEIENKMRDIIKRDIKREYIISTIEQAKTLHAVMTIEEDQYMDPKAVRVVKWADITSDLCGGTHLANSALMENFKITNVDKKQAGVYRFRVVTSNKLVNEWLHEQISLANEELNNIISKIKLLDVNYQAQNLNLSDNLEQNLEQIHAHIEHAREDFRKINKLKSNIEFDFEKINILNVADKKIYLNLDVDAAQIKVIASTLREKYHDTYIILGSPNKNQILLAVATKLVDSNKLFNLIAAKTNGRGGGSAILAMGKVDNSAQLVDNIIEVINA from the coding sequence ATGAATTCAAAACAAATAAGGCAAAAATGATTAGATTTTTTTGCGTCAAAAGATCATTTAATTGTAGAAAGCAAAAGTTTAATTCCAGTTAATGATCCTTCACTATTATGAATTAATTCTGGAGTAGCAACTTTAAAAGATTATTTTAGTGGCAAAAAAATACCACCAAAAAATCGTTTAACTAACTCGCAGAAAGCTATTCGTACCAATGATATTGAAAACGTTGGTATTACTTCACGGCACCACACATTTTTTGAAATGTTGGGTAATTTTAGTATTGGAGATTATTTCAAAAAAGAAGCAGTAGAATTTGCCTATGAATTTTTAATTAATGAACTTAAATTACCATTAGAAAAATTATATTTTACTTACTATAATGAAGACGAAGAAACAAAAGCAAATTGATTAAATATTGGTATTGATCCAAACCACATAATTAGTGGTGGTAGAGATACTAATTTTTGAGATGTTGGTTCTGGTCCATGTGGTCCATGTACTGAAATATTTTTTGACCGTGGTGAAAAATATGATACTCGTGGGATTGAATTGTTGCAAAATGATATTGAAAATGATCGCTATATTGAAATTTGAAACATTGTTTTTAGTCAATTCAACAATGAAGGTGACAATAAATATACTGAATTAGCACAAAAAAATATTGATACTGGTGCTGGTTTTGAAAGAATTGTTTCAATTTTACAAGATGCTCCAACAAATTATGACACTGATTTATTTTTAGATATTATCCACGAAATTGAAAAATATACTCCTTTAACTTACGATATAAATAATTATTTTACTAAAGAAATAAACCAAAGAGAAATAAACACCAATTTTAAAATTATTGCCGATCATATAAGAACAGTAGTTAATGCACTAGCAGATGGCGAAAGTGTATCTAATGTTGGGCGAGGTTATATAATTCGTCGTTTGATTAGACGTTCAATATATAAAGGAATGCAATTAGGAATTAAAGATTTATTTTTACACAAATTAGTAAAAACTGTTCACGATTCACTTCCATTTGAATATGATATAAAACCAGTAGCACAAGCAATTAAAGAAGAAGAAGAATTATTCGCTAGCACCATTGAAAATGGTAAATTACTACTGGAATCTTATATTGAAAAAGACAAAAAAGTTTTTGACGGTAATGTTGCATTTAACCTATTAGAAACATATGGTTTTCCAATTGAATTAACTGTTGAAATCCTTCAAAAACAAGGCATCACAGTTGATATGAAAACTTTTGAATTAGCAAGACAAAAACACACTGAAGCAAGTAGAGGTAATAAACAAAACGGAATGCAAAAAGCAATTAATTCTTTAGCTTTAATTGAGGATAAAATTTCGCAATTTATTGGCTATACACATACACACTCTAGTGCTAATGTTGTCGAATTATTTGACAGTGAAAAAAGAATAAAAAATAGTGAAAAACATTCATATGTTATCTTAGATAAGACTCCATTTTATGCTACATCTGGTGGTCAAAAACACGATGAAGGCTATATGTTGCAAAACAATAATAAAATAAAAATTATTGACGTATTTAAAGATAAATTTGGCAACCACATTCATTATGTTGAAGGTAAAATTAACAACCAAGATCCACTTCAATGTTTTGTTGATGAATATGTAAGATTGAACTGTGCTCGCAATCATTCTGCTACACACTTGATGTTTTCAATTATGCGTAATGTACTTGGATCTCAAATTAAACAATTGGGTTCAGATATTACTGAGCAAAGATTTACTTTTGACTTTCCAGGCGATTCGAAACCAACCCCACAACAAGTTAAAGAAATTGAAAACAAAATGCGTGATATTATTAAGCGTGATATTAAGCGCGAATATATTATTTCTACAATCGAGCAAGCTAAAACACTACACGCTGTCATGACGATTGAAGAAGATCAATATATGGACCCAAAAGCTGTACGTGTAGTTAAATGAGCAGATATCACTAGTGATTTATGTGGTGGTACTCACCTTGCCAATAGTGCACTTATGGAAAATTTTAAAATTACCAACGTCGATAAAAAACAAGCAGGTGTGTATCGTTTTCGTGTAGTTACATCAAATAAATTAGTCAATGAATGATTACATGAGCAAATTAGTTTAGCTAATGAAGAATTGAATAATATTATTTCTAAAATTAAACTTTTAGATGTAAATTATCAAGCTCAAAACCTAAATTTAAGTGATAATTTGGAACAAAATCTAGAACAAATTCACGCACATATTGAGCATGCACGCGAAGATTTTAGAAAAATTAACAAACTAAAATCAAATATTGAATTTGATTTTGAAAAAATTAACATTCTAAATGTAGCTGATAAAAAAATCTATTTGAATTTAGATGTTGATGCTGCCCAAATAAAAGTAATTGCCTCGACACTGCGTGAAAAATATCATGATACTTATA
- the mnmA gene encoding tRNA 2-thiouridine(34) synthase MnmA — protein MNKRRQMSKINKKVILGMSGGVDSSVAAALLLRQGYDVEGLFMRNWDSFVNNDILGNKQILNDVCPQEQDYQDALAVANKLGIKLHRVDFIKEYWDNVFENFISEYQKGRTPNPDILCNKYIKFSAFANHAFNNLKADYIAMGHYADVKHGHLYRAKDLEKDQSYFLAQLSHQQLQKVLMPLAKYKKDEIRKIAHELNLITASKKDSTGICFIGERNFTQFLQNYIPSQPGKIISIIDKKELGTHEGCYYYTLGQRKGLNLGGMNEPHYVCGHDVKQNIVYVAPASNMSYLESDMLEASGLTLNNEEFNFENLSAKFRYRQQDIPVNIELLTNNNIRVKYPSKALAVTPGQQVVLYDGDKCLGGATIEKIFLNNIQKTYV, from the coding sequence ATTAATAAAAGGAGGCAAATGAGCAAAATAAACAAAAAAGTAATTTTAGGTATGTCGGGTGGAGTTGATTCCTCAGTTGCAGCAGCATTATTATTGCGTCAAGGTTATGATGTTGAGGGTTTATTTATGCGTAATTGAGACTCATTTGTCAATAATGATATTTTAGGTAATAAACAAATTTTAAATGATGTATGCCCTCAAGAACAAGATTATCAAGACGCATTAGCAGTAGCTAATAAATTAGGCATAAAATTACATAGAGTTGATTTTATTAAAGAATATTGAGATAACGTTTTTGAAAATTTTATTTCAGAATACCAAAAAGGACGCACACCTAATCCCGATATTTTATGTAATAAATATATTAAATTTTCAGCCTTTGCCAATCATGCGTTTAACAACCTAAAAGCCGATTATATTGCGATGGGTCATTATGCCGATGTCAAACATGGTCACTTATACCGGGCCAAAGATTTAGAAAAAGACCAAAGTTATTTTCTTGCTCAACTTTCACACCAACAATTACAAAAAGTATTAATGCCTTTAGCTAAATATAAAAAAGATGAAATTAGAAAAATAGCTCATGAATTGAATTTAATTACCGCTTCTAAAAAAGATTCAACAGGAATATGTTTTATCGGTGAGCGTAATTTTACTCAATTTTTACAAAATTATATTCCTAGCCAACCAGGTAAAATTATTTCTATTATTGATAAAAAAGAATTAGGCACTCACGAAGGTTGTTATTACTACACATTAGGGCAGCGTAAAGGTTTAAATTTAGGTGGAATGAATGAGCCACACTATGTTTGTGGTCATGATGTAAAGCAAAATATAGTTTATGTGGCCCCTGCTTCTAATATGAGTTATTTAGAATCAGATATGCTTGAAGCCAGTGGGCTAACACTTAATAATGAAGAATTCAATTTTGAAAATTTAAGTGCTAAATTTCGCTATCGCCAACAAGATATTCCTGTAAATATTGAATTATTAACAAATAATAATATTCGTGTTAAATATCCAAGTAAGGCTTTAGCAGTAACACCGGGCCAACAAGTTGTTCTTTATGATGGCGATAAATGTTTAGGTGGAGCCACCATTGAAAAAATTTTTTTAAATAACATTCAAAAAACATACGTATAG
- a CDS encoding MMB_0454 family protein: MNLITVSCGFNQSYSVTEDTLQQLIQQCANDTSFLKLDGIAKIFFNKDYSNASFIIDVKIKKNKNLGEIIEQFTKEFETRFESLIDIKPHDVRVCFTGNY, encoded by the coding sequence ATGAATTTAATTACTGTTTCGTGTGGGTTTAATCAATCGTATTCAGTCACTGAAGATACATTACAGCAGTTAATTCAACAATGTGCCAATGATACAAGTTTTTTAAAATTGGACGGCATTGCGAAAATTTTTTTCAATAAAGATTACTCAAATGCATCTTTTATTATTGATGTTAAAATTAAAAAAAATAAAAATTTAGGCGAAATTATAGAACAATTCACTAAAGAATTTGAAACTCGTTTTGAGAGTTTAATCGATATCAAACCACATGATGTAAGAGTGTGTTTTACTGGTAATTATTAA
- the efp gene encoding elongation factor P translates to MINVNTFKGGITFEDEGEIFVVIEAQHSKQGRGQANVKAKVKNLRTGAITVKSYTGGTMIKKAHIEKRPMNYLYNDGANIILMDNETYEQVEIPLSHVEWELNFLKEGSSVKIRKFQEEILDIELDSSVTLEVIEAPDAVKGNTTTNPQKKVKVETGYELDTPMFIKEGEFIVISTETGKYTGRGNK, encoded by the coding sequence ATGATTAATGTAAATACTTTTAAAGGTGGCATAACTTTTGAAGATGAAGGCGAAATTTTTGTCGTAATTGAAGCTCAACACTCAAAACAAGGACGTGGGCAAGCGAATGTAAAAGCAAAAGTTAAAAATTTAAGAACTGGGGCGATTACAGTTAAATCATACACTGGTGGTACTATGATTAAAAAAGCTCACATTGAAAAACGACCAATGAATTATTTGTATAATGACGGAGCTAACATTATTTTAATGGATAATGAAACATACGAACAAGTTGAAATACCCCTTAGTCATGTTGAGTGAGAATTGAACTTTTTAAAAGAAGGTTCAAGTGTTAAAATTAGAAAATTTCAAGAAGAAATTTTAGATATTGAACTAGATTCTTCAGTTACACTTGAAGTTATTGAAGCACCTGATGCCGTCAAAGGTAATACAACAACTAATCCACAAAAAAAAGTTAAAGTAGAAACCGGCTACGAATTAGACACTCCAATGTTTATTAAAGAAGGCGAATTTATTGTTATTTCTACTGAAACTGGCAAATACACAGGTAGAGGAAATAAATAA
- the plsY gene encoding glycerol-3-phosphate 1-O-acyltransferase PlsY: protein MSLTTITIIVFLNLALIVLGYFIGSLNTSIIMSKKLKKDDVRNYFSRNAGATNSLRTYGKKFALIVFAIDFLKVIIPTVIFAALQNHLFSDLNDQYWISPQSIGFGIIIGHCFPIFFGFKGGKGVACSSAFILTINPVLWLIAFVVFFAIILIFKKVSLASILTSTIIVPLIFIPWFIQGISGYWLNFINFSNSIALTNLQPYWYVSPIYFLMVAILVISLHHSNIKRLLNGSEPKLGIKTS from the coding sequence ATGTCTTTAACTACTATTACCATTATCGTTTTTTTAAATTTAGCACTGATAGTTTTAGGTTATTTTATTGGCTCACTTAACACTTCAATTATTATGTCAAAAAAACTAAAAAAAGATGATGTACGTAATTATTTTTCTAGAAATGCCGGGGCCACTAATTCTTTAAGAACTTATGGCAAAAAATTTGCTTTAATTGTTTTTGCAATTGATTTTTTAAAAGTAATTATTCCCACAGTAATATTTGCTGCTTTACAAAACCATTTATTTAGCGATTTAAATGATCAATATTGAATAAGCCCGCAATCAATTGGCTTTGGGATAATAATAGGCCATTGCTTTCCTATCTTTTTTGGTTTTAAAGGCGGTAAAGGTGTTGCGTGTTCATCGGCATTTATTTTAACCATCAATCCAGTTTTATGATTGATAGCCTTTGTTGTATTTTTTGCAATTATATTGATTTTTAAAAAAGTATCTTTAGCTTCAATTTTAACTTCGACTATAATTGTTCCTTTAATTTTTATCCCTTGATTTATTCAAGGTATCAGTGGATATTGATTAAATTTTATTAATTTTTCAAACAGTATTGCACTAACAAATTTACAGCCGTATTGATATGTTTCACCAATATATTTTTTAATGGTTGCAATTTTAGTTATTTCTTTACACCATAGTAATATCAAACGACTATTAAACGGTAGTGAGCCTAAACTGGGTATTAAAACGAGTTAA
- a CDS encoding nicotinate phosphoribosyltransferase, translated as MNTKYDKYISSYFHKTEKIIQTFSPQNVIKLQFFQRNDDVMVAGMQEVLDLLSQNTDTSKYVIRYIPDGQIINNLDIVLELEGHYEDFGKYEGMIDGMLARSSTIATNMYRCVKAANGKDIIFMGDRNDHWMMQEIDGKAAQIGGAASMSTDAQNVVQNDDSTFGSIPHCLIQNFDGSTEEAMKAYAKLFPNEKIISLVDYHNNVIRESLNSYRAIGKSLWGVRLDTSKNMKDHMFDNEEDNHEFYGVNIEQVKRLRQALDQEGAQHVKIVVSSGFTPQKIAKFEAANTPVDAYGVGQGIFSPTVSYSADATILNGHRQAKEGRGYRTNPNLIVFKGKN; from the coding sequence ATGAACACAAAATACGATAAATATATATCGTCATATTTTCATAAAACTGAAAAAATAATTCAAACTTTTAGTCCCCAAAATGTTATTAAATTACAATTTTTTCAAAGAAATGATGATGTAATGGTGGCTGGAATGCAAGAAGTTTTAGACTTATTAAGTCAAAACACAGATACATCTAAATATGTAATTAGATATATTCCCGATGGCCAAATAATTAATAATTTAGATATAGTTTTAGAACTAGAAGGCCATTACGAAGATTTTGGTAAATATGAAGGTATGATAGATGGTATGTTGGCTCGTTCTTCTACAATAGCAACAAATATGTACCGCTGCGTCAAAGCCGCCAACGGTAAAGATATTATTTTTATGGGTGATCGTAATGATCATTGAATGATGCAAGAAATTGATGGTAAGGCCGCTCAAATAGGTGGCGCAGCTTCAATGTCTACTGATGCACAAAATGTTGTGCAAAACGATGATTCAACTTTTGGTTCTATTCCACATTGTTTGATTCAAAATTTTGATGGAAGTACCGAAGAGGCAATGAAAGCATATGCCAAGTTATTTCCTAATGAAAAAATAATATCTTTAGTTGATTATCATAATAATGTTATTAGAGAATCGCTTAATTCTTACCGAGCGATTGGCAAAAGTTTATGAGGAGTGCGTTTAGATACATCTAAAAATATGAAAGACCACATGTTTGATAATGAAGAAGATAATCATGAATTTTACGGTGTTAATATTGAACAAGTAAAAAGATTGCGCCAAGCTTTAGACCAAGAAGGAGCTCAACACGTAAAAATAGTTGTAAGTAGCGGTTTTACTCCACAAAAAATAGCTAAATTTGAGGCTGCTAATACACCAGTTGATGCATATGGTGTTGGTCAAGGTATTTTTAGCCCTACTGTATCTTATTCAGCGGACGCAACTATTTTAAACGGTCATCGTCAAGCCAAGGAGGGAAGAGGATATCGCACAAACCCAAATTTAATTGTTTTTAAGGGCAAAAATTAA
- a CDS encoding CNNM domain-containing protein — MDQITIILVPLLIILLILSSIFSSCETAYSTLNPGKLETMIDRNEFGAKIIKKQYSFFNRILALILIWNNIANIGLSSALSYVMSRWLVGDISQYAALISTVVLTPIVVILGEIIPKLIAKSYPEKVAKTFCYPLQGLYYLFFPIIWLISKISKNIYVTNTEQDVKNLIDVAHTEGILEANESIMAQNALDLDTTKVRKHFIKLKDMSFISYKASIEQALEIFKETNYSRLPIEKNGEFLGIVLLKDIFYRGKGKVIDYIKTIPRISANSTLAIALETLRLQRSHMAFVTNNNSSREVLGILTIEDILEEIVGEIYDEYDEEELDDFFEISLELFRVNGRVKMRQLISRMNLDFDIEDNLLNMNVQNFVKRHNHGKISKTSKIEFQGVFFKVISTPNKKHKYYHFEVEIGTQAPVSVETNTEI, encoded by the coding sequence ATGGATCAAATCACTATCATTTTAGTTCCTTTACTCATTATTTTATTAATTCTTTCATCAATATTTTCAAGTTGCGAAACTGCTTATTCAACCTTAAATCCCGGTAAATTAGAAACAATGATTGATCGCAATGAATTTGGAGCCAAGATAATCAAAAAGCAATACTCTTTTTTCAATCGAATTTTGGCATTAATTTTGATTTGAAATAATATTGCTAATATTGGTCTTTCGTCTGCTCTTTCGTATGTCATGTCCAGATGATTAGTTGGCGATATTAGTCAATATGCCGCTTTAATTTCAACAGTGGTTTTAACTCCAATTGTGGTTATTTTGGGTGAAATTATTCCTAAATTAATTGCAAAATCTTATCCTGAAAAAGTTGCTAAAACATTTTGTTATCCTTTACAAGGTCTTTATTATTTATTTTTTCCTATTATTTGACTAATTAGCAAAATTAGCAAAAATATTTATGTAACCAACACCGAACAAGATGTTAAAAACTTAATTGATGTAGCACACACAGAGGGGATTTTGGAAGCCAATGAAAGTATAATGGCTCAAAACGCGTTGGATTTAGATACCACTAAAGTTCGAAAACATTTTATAAAACTTAAAGATATGTCTTTTATTTCTTATAAAGCATCAATTGAACAAGCACTTGAAATATTCAAAGAAACTAATTATTCTAGATTACCAATTGAAAAAAATGGTGAATTTTTAGGTATAGTTTTACTTAAAGATATATTTTACCGGGGCAAAGGCAAAGTTATTGATTATATTAAAACTATTCCACGAATTAGTGCCAATTCAACTTTAGCAATTGCTCTTGAAACATTACGCTTACAACGTTCTCATATGGCTTTTGTTACTAATAATAACTCTTCGCGTGAAGTTTTAGGTATTTTAACTATTGAAGATATTTTAGAAGAAATCGTTGGCGAAATATACGATGAATATGATGAAGAAGAACTAGATGATTTTTTTGAGATTAGTTTAGAATTATTTAGAGTAAACGGTCGTGTTAAAATGCGTCAATTAATTTCGCGAATGAATTTAGATTTTGACATCGAAGATAACTTATTAAATATGAATGTGCAAAATTTTGTAAAACGACATAATCATGGCAAAATTTCAAAAACAAGCAAAATAGAATTTCAAGGTGTATTTTTTAAAGTAATATCAACACCAAATAAAAAACATAAATATTACCATTTTGAAGTTGAAATTGGTACTCAAGCACCTGTTAGTGTTGAAACTAATACTGAAATTTAA
- a CDS encoding replicative DNA helicase, with amino-acid sequence MSNNNFSSNEKPLSHLKSTKHINLAYEYAVLGLILSNENLAHNIIPFMQEQDFGDLACRQLFAIMSGLYEADKNINNETILASAQAKNHPLVNTQLLVNIYSSNALRSNIQMYLEELERLTRLRTLEFEIDQIKATLQNSRKLIDPDEMVIKIQELLQKLDRAKSGNDFHTTQEVSDKYFEKLQKLRASKSHEISGIKTGYVDFDQITQGLHSSELIVLAARPGIGKTAFALNIAINVAKQKKKNDPTRQNRVAFFSLEMSPEQLMGRIYSITTNIEQNRLKKPQDPKYGLSDHDILKITHVKRDFIDKMQLFIDNTYDNDIDTILWKCRRLHKKEKLDLIVVDYMQLISGGKGHRGENRQLEITRISRNLKTLSLELEVPIIVLSQLNRQTETREDKRPMLADLRESGSIENDADIVMFLYREDYYNRKNKNIINQEFKGSAGEPVDLIIAKHRAGETGVINLRMVLKFGRFENREFDKFINFDEDDE; translated from the coding sequence ATGTCAAATAACAATTTTTCTTCAAATGAAAAACCTTTATCCCATCTCAAAAGTACCAAACACATTAATTTAGCATATGAGTATGCAGTTTTAGGTTTAATTTTATCAAACGAAAATTTAGCTCATAATATAATTCCGTTTATGCAAGAACAAGATTTTGGCGATTTAGCTTGTCGCCAACTTTTTGCCATTATGAGTGGTTTATATGAAGCGGATAAAAATATTAACAATGAAACTATTTTAGCTTCAGCCCAAGCTAAAAATCATCCTCTAGTTAATACACAATTATTGGTTAATATATACTCATCTAACGCTTTGCGTTCTAATATTCAAATGTATCTGGAAGAATTAGAACGTTTAACCCGCCTAAGAACATTAGAGTTCGAAATTGATCAAATTAAAGCAACTTTACAAAATTCTCGTAAATTAATCGATCCCGATGAAATGGTTATTAAAATTCAAGAATTATTGCAAAAATTAGACCGAGCTAAAAGCGGAAATGACTTTCACACCACACAAGAAGTTAGCGATAAATATTTTGAAAAATTACAAAAATTACGTGCCTCAAAAAGTCACGAAATTAGTGGGATAAAAACAGGTTATGTTGATTTTGACCAAATAACACAAGGTTTGCACAGTTCAGAATTAATTGTTTTAGCTGCTCGTCCCGGCATCGGTAAAACCGCTTTTGCCTTGAATATTGCCATTAATGTGGCTAAACAAAAGAAAAAAAACGACCCCACTCGTCAAAATAGAGTTGCATTTTTTTCTTTAGAAATGTCGCCAGAACAACTGATGGGAAGAATTTATTCTATTACCACTAACATTGAGCAAAATCGTCTTAAAAAACCCCAAGATCCTAAATATGGTTTGAGTGACCATGATATTCTCAAAATTACTCACGTTAAGAGAGATTTTATTGATAAAATGCAATTATTTATTGATAATACTTACGATAACGATATTGATACAATTTTATGAAAATGTCGTCGTTTGCACAAAAAAGAAAAATTGGACTTAATAGTTGTGGATTATATGCAATTAATTTCGGGAGGTAAAGGGCATCGTGGCGAAAATCGTCAACTAGAAATTACTCGCATTTCACGTAATTTAAAAACTCTTTCTCTTGAATTAGAAGTTCCTATTATTGTACTTTCACAGCTAAACCGTCAAACTGAAACACGAGAAGATAAAAGGCCAATGCTTGCCGATTTAAGAGAATCCGGTTCAATTGAAAATGATGCCGACATCGTGATGTTTTTATACCGGGAAGATTATTACAATCGCAAAAACAAAAATATAATAAATCAAGAATTTAAAGGCAGTGCCGGAGAGCCAGTAGATTTAATAATCGCTAAACATCGTGCTGGTGAAACTGGAGTGATTAATTTAAGAATGGTATTAAAATTTGGCCGTTTTGAAAATCGTGAATTTGATAAATTCATTAATTTTGATGAGGATGACGAATAA
- the rplI gene encoding 50S ribosomal protein L9 — MKVILIKDSKHGKANTIIEVSDGFGANFLVAKGFAVPYNEKTKYQLEKRLSTLTASEMELRSQALELKKQLEADKLIYQLDALIDAHGNLIVHKSISTKDINKDLTKKGYKLNKYAVQKVHIVSNGLHEIDINLYKDIVAKFKVEVKINVK; from the coding sequence ATGAAAGTAATTTTAATTAAAGATTCAAAACATGGCAAGGCGAACACAATTATAGAGGTATCAGATGGCTTTGGCGCAAATTTTCTAGTAGCCAAAGGTTTTGCAGTGCCATATAACGAAAAAACTAAATATCAATTAGAAAAACGACTAAGTACTTTAACTGCTAGCGAAATGGAATTACGTTCGCAAGCACTAGAACTAAAAAAACAATTAGAAGCTGATAAATTAATTTATCAATTAGATGCCTTAATAGATGCTCACGGAAATTTAATTGTTCATAAGTCTATTTCAACAAAAGATATCAATAAAGATCTAACTAAAAAAGGCTATAAATTGAACAAATATGCTGTACAAAAAGTGCACATTGTTTCAAATGGTTTACACGAAATAGATATTAATCTTTATAAAGATATTGTTGCAAAATTTAAAGTTGAGGTAAAAATAAATGTCAAATAA